Genomic DNA from Synechococcus sp. MU1643:
GCACCATGCGCCAGCGTCCGTCCTCGACCCAGACCAACACCGTGCTGGCCTGGCCCGAGGGTTGAGGCCAGGGCTGCGGACCCAGCTGAGCGACATCAGGGAAAACCAACGACGCCTCTGCTGCGGTCATGCTCGCAGGTTCTCCGGAACGATTGGCACTGGTCGTGGCCAACGGCCCGCTGATCTGAAGCAGAGCACGGGTCTGCTCACAGGCCGGAATGCGGCAGCCCAGCGTTGTGCCACCTGGATTGAGATATCGGCCAGCTCCGCCATCACGGGCAGGCACCACCAGGGTGAGCGCTCCAGGCCAATTGCGCTCAGCCAAGGCTTCAACCTCCCGATGGCACGGAACCGCAACCTCGTGAAGCAAGTCGTTCACAGATGCCCCCATCAAGATG
This window encodes:
- a CDS encoding L-threonylcarbamoyladenylate synthase, which encodes MKEGFMPAPVLAATDLALRLRAGEAAVIPTDTLPGLAVLPDQAQTLWRLKRRPADKPLILMGASVNDLLHEVAVPCHREVEALAERNWPGALTLVVPARDGGAGRYLNPGGTTLGCRIPACEQTRALLQISGPLATTSANRSGEPASMTAAEASLVFPDVAQLGPQPWPQPSGQASTVLVWVEDGRWRMVRRGAVIPAGVEVLE